Below is a window of Chelmon rostratus isolate fCheRos1 chromosome 23, fCheRos1.pri, whole genome shotgun sequence DNA.
TCAACAAGTTGGACTATTGCAATTATCACTTTCAATTTGTCAGAGATCAGTTTCATCCGGCCTATACCTGCtagcagctgacagcagctgatacatcccagaataaaaaaaggagtCTAATTCAAATCTACCAGACGAGTGGAAATGTCAACTTTGGATTCAAGTTCCTTAAGGTATCTTAATGTGCTGCTAATCATTAAGTAAGAGCAGAAATATCATTCCAGAGATGTAAAATCCAGGTTGATGTTTCCATctaagacatttaaaatgccTGATACTGATTAAAGCCCTAAAAACtgatctctgttcatcaaaattacatattcaCAAGTTTCTTCCATGAAAAATTATTTAGATGTGACTCTACAACTATGTGGGTGTGTGAATCAATACATATGCaatctccacccacccctcaTCGCTCGCCTTCCACTATGCCCATCAAACACGGAAACCTCTGCttgctttctgcttttctaGCTACTGTACGTAATAGAGGAGTAATTCAGCCATGCAGTCAAACTAGAACTGGAAACTAAGGAAGAACCAACCGAAGAAGAAGAGCGAGTTGTACAGTTGATACAAGTTGATGTATCAGATGTACTTTATGTATCACTCTCTGCATGAGAAACGTATCGGTAATGGATAACATAGAGCCGTCAGTTTGATTACGATATCATAATCCTGAAAGCCCCACCCGGCAAGTCCCTGTCGACTAGCCGGGTGACTCATGAAATATGTGATATGTCTGAATCCATGCTTGGGACGCCATCATTGGTCCACTACAGTTCCGAGGTGGAAATGCTCAGCCATGCTTATTTTGCTCCTAATACTTCTGATAGCATATAAAAACATCCCGTGGCATGTTAACacctttaaaaaatatattttcattggGGCGGGTCTTAAAGGAAGTGAAAGTCAAGGTAGTGATTtagagaaacaaaaaacaaaacaatttttcCTGTCCTGTGTAATCCGACCCTCTACTTCCAGAAGAAGAATACAGATGATCAATAAAGCAGGAAACCCATGGGTGATTTTACATACTGGGTCAGATAAACACGTTAACGTGACTCGACTGTCTGGCTGTGAATGAAACTCTAAGGTCATGCTTAACAGAATGGAGACAAACACTCCAGACAGACATAACGCAATAAGGAGCGCTGAATAAACCAGCAAATCAAATCAGGAGCGTTCAGCGCCTGTGGACTGACCTGTCTGTTACCGCCTGGTGGAAAGAGTAAAAACTGCCACAGACTTGTGATTGTGCTGTGAGAGGAAAGCCGGCtaatcacacatcacacatacacaagcgAACACCTGATGGAGCGAGGAGGTACCAGCAGGGAAACATTAACTTGAGTGTACTTCAGCACACGCACAGGGCCCCTTAAAGTCCATATGAATGACATGCTGTCTACTAGTGCTGGAATGATTAGCCAAAATATTCACTTCAGCTTTGATAAATGACTCATCATTAAAATCATTCAACaatcaaacatgacaaacatttgcCGGTTCCGGCTTTTGAACTGGACTTCACATCAGCACTGGGAACAAGCgacatttcacacacatctcattGGCCAAACAACTAATCCGTTATTCAAAATGTAACTAGCTGCAACACTTCTGTTTACATCAATCATCATGTATGTttagagctgaaaaaaaaatcacatgataaattatttatttatttattatcagaTCTCAGCCCTTAATTAAGCCTTATTAACagtatgttatttttttttaacataagaAAAATTTTAAATCAGAAAGATATTAGGACTTCCacacatgttttcattattaactAATCTGCCAGGTATTTTGCAGAGTCTTGGGACAGGCCGAGGCTATAAATGCTGTAGAACCTGGCAGTGGTTCATGCGATGTACTGGCCcctatacaaataaacatttaacaaataaataaatacatttcctgAATTAACTCAATTTATCATTTGCTCTGTAAGATGCTGGAAAATGGTCATAAACATCCAATAAATCTTGTAATTCCTATATTTATGCTATCCCAAGTTGACATATTTAAACTGCTTAATTAAATCAAGAAAAGgtccaaaaacccaaagatatttagtgTATAATTATTATAGAAAACGATGAAAAtcatcaaatattcatattgaagaagctgaaaccagtgaCTTTTCTGGGTATTTTTACCTGTATTTTTGATCTGCAGGATTGCATGATGATGGATGTTACTTAAAAACCAGCCTTGGGAAAACTTGGTAACTTTAGAAAACCTCAATACTATTGGTCAATACAAATGCATGATCCTGCCACACTTTTTACACTCTATATTTGCTTTTGACAGTAAGTTACAGGTCATATGTTCAGTCCCAGGGTGTGCTGAGGACATGAGGAGAAAGCTTGTTTAATGAGGATAGCCTCACATGACTGACTTTTGTCGGCAGGAGGGAAGAGTGTACAAGCACAagactgatttgattttcagtgcaaatgatggaaaacaacCGTGACACACAGCCAGCATGCCAATAAAGTCTCACAGACAGACCTTTAGAGCAGTTAGCCGTGCACGCATTACCGTTACATCTGCATTACACGGCGAAAATGCCCAGAAAAAAGCACAAGTGAGCGGGGGGGGGTTGCATGCTGCCGCTGGACCGTGCAGCTTCAGTTTCCCTTGGCAGTATCCGAGGGCCTAAGTCCCACAAAGCGTCAAATAAACCACAAAATACACTCAGAGATGCACACAAGCTAACGGTGGGTTTCCCGTTTATGTCACTCAAACTGCACGAGCGACACAGTCCAAGCTAACTTAGCCtccaagctaacgttagcgcgGATGCTGGCTAGCACCTGTTCGACAGTAAAATCACCCTGTGAGCTCTGAAAATGTGACAGCGAGAGGTGGccggatggatggatggatggcctCGGCTAGTGAAACACACGCTCATCTCTGTTCTCTAGCACACAGCATGCTAACCGTCATTAGTCGCTAATTTAAAAGAGGGGGGGAAAAGCAGCAACGTACCTTCCTGATGCCTCAAATCCAGCTCGGACACAACGATTCATCCTCTTCCCGAGTTGAAACGAGGAATTAGTTTCTTACGCGAGTGGATTTGCCATTCTCCTCATCAtgatggtgttttcttttttcagtccCATTCCTGTGTCAGTGacgttcacttcctgtttcccatcccagcagcagcagcagcagcagcagcagcagcggcagcagcggcagcggcaaCAGCGGCAGCGGTAACAGCGGCGGCTTCAGCGGCAACAGCTGCGGCGGCTCCCACCGCCCACAGTCTGCGTTATAGTAgaagaggcaggaaggagaaaATCTGATCAATTATTCATCCAGTCACTGCAATCAAAAGGCTGGGTTGAAACATAATGTCTCGAGTCACGAACTAGGAATGACAAGCTGGAGAAGAATTAGTTGATTCATGGAGTTTAATTGATGGACACAAAATATTGATAACTGAATAATCGTGAAGGTCGTTTATTAACCAAAAAATGCAAGAATTCACACTTTGTAACACCATTGTCATCTGAATATTTTGGGTCTTGGACTGTTGGTTGCCAGTAAGATAAGACTGCCTGACCAGTTTGTTAAGTctcttctgtccctctcagagcttccacagccccagcagaccactgcgtaaaatactgcagatgcaaccacagagtcataaaaggTTTTTAGTAATGTCCTACACTgcaaaggacctcagtcttctcagcaaatggagacgactttggcccttcctgtacagggcatcagtgttagtagTGGAAAGTacctttactcaagtactttccttaaaaataaaatagattatTTACATCATCTAGATTGTTTTGGGTTGTCTGCCTGCTCCTAGATGACACTCGGCTTGTGCTGCTAAAACCACCAAAAAAAGTTCATTTGTACAATTTAACAGCAATGTCACTTTCCAGAGACCATGACCCACTTACTTACTAAGATAATCCATGATAATGCATGCTTATTTACTGCACGATGATATGGTTGGCTGGAGTAGTTTGGTAGAAAGAAAATAGCTCCTACATCAAACTGCCTTCAACAAGGTCTGAAATTCACAAGTCACCCagcagtaattaaaatgaactctacatttaccagctgcaatATTAAAGTGATGCACCCATTAATACATGAATAATTATAATAGTAATATAACAAATATTATCCTGAAATATGCCATTCTGTATAATAAGTTCCtctggtactttaagtatactTTGATTCTATTACTGtggtacttttatttaagtaagaGTTTGAACTtacttggttttttttttcttattttctatgTTTATTGTTATGTACCAAGATACCAAGTCAAAATTTGTGATTGCCGGCTGTGTAGAGAAATGAATCATGTCTAGGCCCCAATAAAGAGAGTAAACATTTCCccattcattcattatctgatatcatcatcatcagaaacaGTCACAGTAACATGTGTTACCATCAAGCAAAAGGAAGAAACTGCAttggaagaagaagacaaacaaaccaagtgAAAGAGATGATTTAGTTTATGATCTTACACCACAACAGTGTCtgagcacagaaaaaaatacagattcatTTTTTATCCAGTAAGATCAATAATTTAAGTAGAGTTTTAGTGTGAGTTTCTTGCATTCTTGCTAACCAACAGTACCACCTGTTGACCAGCACAAGTAAAATCATTCTAAGATTCATTGGTTCTGATATTCTTAATCAGAATAGACAACAGAACTACTCCATGTTCACACTTCCCTGATACTTATTCATGAAACATTTCACTTGACAAGAAAGTGCACCTCTTTCGTGACACAGTaaactacaaccctgattccaaaaacgttgtgatgctgtgtaaaacattacGCAGTGtaaccatttttctttttgaatctGGATTGTAATGTCAGCCGGCTGTTTATCATTAAACAAGCTGAAATTTCTCTTTTGAGCTCTCATTAACCAAATCACTTGAAGTGCTCATTATGCAGCATGACAGAAATCTAAACAACCTGAAACAAAAATTAAGTTCTTGAAGTATGAACTTGCCCTAAATCCAccttcataaatgcaacaccTCACCAGCTTGTCTCCTGTCAGATACATCCTGTTCAGTTTGTTGCCAGTACTCAGACTGTCCTTTCATTGAGACAGACTTTGAACTTCTCTTGTAGTCAAGTCTTCTCCAGACTGTTATAGAAACCAGTGTCTCTGCGGTGCTGTTGGACTGGCATGTTCCTCCTGGTGCTGCGGACCTTCTCCAGGTTGATCTCCACCAGCACCATGCCTGGCTCCTCCCCTCCGCAGTCGCCCAGCACCTCACCCCAGGGATCCACCACCAGAGCGTGGCCATACGACGAGCGCTTCTCGTGGTGACGGCCAACCTGCGCCGCCGCCAGGACGAAACACTGGGTCTCGATTGCCCGTGCGCGGAGTAACACCTGTGAACAAATACATGAagtttgtgtttgcttgagTTTATATCTTATAATTATGCTTTCATTCCAAGCtttgaaatcaaacaaacagcctTTCTTATCATGACTCATCCCACCTCCCAATGAGCAGCCCCTGTTGGTACAGTGAAGGCTGACGGGTATGTCAGAATCTCGGCCTCGTTCCTTTGCAGAGCCAGCGACAGCTCAGGGAATCGCAGATCGTAGCAGATGCCCAAACCGACCTGTGGCAACAATACAAGAATGGTCAAAAactatttttctgcatttatatGGACTATTTGGGAAAACtgtttgttggtgtgttttggAGATATTTAGCATTTTGCATTAAAATTTCCAAGCtggaaaatatttttacatttataggTCTACTTGATGATGATTCTTATCTCATAAAATGACACCTTGCCGATGGGAGTTTGGACCGGAGACACGAGGGAGGGTCCAGGGATGGTGAAGGCAGTTTCTTTCAGGGAAACGCCTTTTTCTGGCAATTCCACGTCAAACAAATGGCACTTCCTGTAGACTGATGTGATGTCACCTGTGGGTGTAatgacagtgtgtcagtgtaaGTGTGCCTTTGCGTGCATCATAGACATATATAAAGATGTATATAAAGAGTATAAAAAGATGGACAATATATCGTCACTTCTTCCACTGTGCAAAAGTGAAGCCAAAATATCCCAGATGCTAAATTACGACTCCTACTGTGGTGAAAAGATAACCCGCCTTGCTCTGCCTCTAATTGGCTAGTATTCATTACCTTCGTTGGTTGGactggttaggtttaggcatgaggagtgatgattagttagggttagggtgacAATGAcagggtaagccaatcagaagcagagTATGGTAGGTTATCCCTTCCCCATGGTAAGATTTGTAAATTTGCATTCCGGTAACAGCCGTTGCCATCTTAAAGCCagagtgtgtacagtgtgtgtgtgtgaggttggtCCCGCTCACGCACACACCCGACTCAACTACGAGCAGGGCTCTGCTGTCAATCATGATCTCACACCCAATTTTTATATTATGAAATGAACAattaaaattacaattaaagccaccagggggcgatcaAGATGTTTTGGCCCCACTTTTGAGGAGCTGTCTTGTCATGCACTTTTATATACAGTCAGTGATCTAAAAGGAGTcatcaaacaaaatgtggacTGTGGGActtaaaaaagcattttaatacgagtgagtttctgtgtgtgtgaaagaatgTAAAGAGGGATCGTTGGACGCCACCTTTATCATTAATTATGATGTGACTGTTGTAGATTCGTCTGTCAGTCTCCCAGTCGTGGCCTCGTTCATGAAATCCCCCAAGAGACAGCCACACTTTCAACTTCCTGGAAGAAGGAGAGGTTAAGATGCCTAACCTAAACAGGTGCCAATCGATTCACAACTTCTTCACATGACACATAACACAATAGAGACCTAATTCTAAAAGCCTGACTAGAAAAGTAGGGAGAGTCATCCTGTAATGGTAGCTGCCTGCTGATGGCTTGGCTACCAAATACATACCAAGTACACAATGTTACAAAAAACTTACTGAACCAAGGCTGATTTCTAGCTCCAACTACTACATGTCTGTTTCTTTCAATCATTCAGCCAACAGTACATTTTGGCTCAAGAAAAGCTGAAGAAGCAGGAAGCAAAACACTGTTAGCTCTGTATCTTATTTAATCTCATGTAATTGTTTGGTTTGAACAGAGCCAAGATCTGTGCAAGAGTTTAGAACTTTCTAAGAGTAGTTTACCTTGTTCTCTGCCAGCAGCAGAATACACACTTTCCTGCCAATGTGggaagcaaaacaaagccaaaaaagTACTATGTGTGTCCtaagaacaaaaaacaacaccttTTCTACCTTGCCAGGTCAGTATACTGTGAGATTGTGTGTCCTGTCAGGCTCTCAGACAGCGACAGCGTCTCCTCTCGACTGGATCCAATGTAGTCAAAGCCCTCAGGCAGGAAGACCATACTGGCCCCTCGCTCCTTGGCCTCCTCCACTAGCTGCTTACAAGCAGACAAGTTGGCCTCTTTGTCTGGGGTGGCTGTCacctgacacacagcagccactggGCGACGTGAAGTCAACATCCTGCATGGACAAGAGGTTGTTGTTATGTCCATTGGACAGACGCAGTGTGCCATGCAACAATGTCAGGTCGATCATGGTTGATCATTAACTGCACTAGTTTTCTGTTAGGCATTTTTGGTATAATATTGTACAGCTTTGTACCCATGGTGATCTTAGTAGGATACATAGATATATGAATAAATCTAATTCAAATGCAATAATATCTGAAATAAAAGGCACTTCACTCATGCTCTTATTTGCATCTTAGTCGTGCATGTTTGCAGACACCAACTTTACTGTCCAAAATCATTCAAATAACACAATACAAATGCAGTCTTTTTATACGCTTCTTGTTTAGAGAGCTGTTAGATATAAAGCAATATAATCCGTGATGTATGAAGAATAAACAACATACCTGTTATGTAGTTTGATCTGCTGTCTccaggctgacagagaggccAAATACCTTACAGACGTTCCCAAAGTGCACCTGACTGTAAGCATTGGTCCAAGCGGCCTATGCAGTGTGTCATAAGCCGTGTTTAGTCCATGTTAACAGCAAATTAAGTTTGCTTCAGTGTTAGAGGTAAAGCAGGAAGGACCAGTCgagcttctttcttcttctctgttcttCATCAGAGTGTTGAaaccagctccacctgctggagaCTATTCTCCTTGGTGTAGTGTGCTGAGAGCGATCTGCTTTTGTTATTCAGCAAATATATTATAGtagcaaagaagaaaatgaacatTAGGGGTTCctataaaataataacattcaTACACAAAATAGAGCAAAAGCTTCAGCAGTTCAGATAATTATCTTCAACAATTTATGTTAAGAGTCTCATTAAAGGTTTGGTTTTGCTGAAGCATAAACACGTAAACGTACGTTCCAAAAACCACACTTTTCACACACAATGAACCTGAAATATAAAAGGTACGATAATCCTTCATAATTTGAAGGGAAATAAAAGGTCCCTCCAAACTGCACTGCATTTCCACACAGGCACTCTCCTGAACCAGCTCTCCGCCTCCTGCCTGGGGTCCTTCTCAGCAACACCCTTCCAAGATGGCAGCCAACAGTAGCAGCACGGGCAGCAAATCCAGCAACAGCGCCGGTGGAAAACAGTCCGGCCCGTCGGCAGAACAGGTACCCTCACGTCCACCTCGGGCTGCTTTAGTCGGTACACTCGCTGTCGTTGTTGCTCAGTCGTGTCAGGTGAAGCTAAAGCCGCTAATCGGACACCCAGCTAGCcgtggctaacgttagcttccCATCGCCATCATCCGCCTATCATTCTGCTTTCTCACCACAAAGCGTGACAGCAAATGATTTGCGTTCATAAAGAATTTGCCACTGGTCTGTGCTCCTAATGAGCAGTTTAACAGGGCGTAGTTCCATTTAAATTAGGATACGCCTGTAATAGGATGGTGTGCTTCAGTGAATAGGTCTTGTCCAGTTAAAGACAGTGGGAGAAGCTATTTTTATACCTGAAGACCACCCAATCCTACTATACTAACGTCAAGGTACACcgagtattcagatccttttaagtaaaaaataataatgccACTCTGTGATGTTCTAAAAGTGCAGAACTATTAACAGCAACACATACTGAAAGTATGTTTAAACCAGCCATgattatacattttaattagctgATTATTTCATCAATTAAATTGTTAATTTGAAGTTTCTAAAATGTGTGGCGGTACTGAAAAAACACCCATCACAATTTCCTACAGTCTACAGTGGCACATTCAGGCTCAGATAGCTTGGTCTGACTGAGCAACACTTAGTAATCCAAAcatattacatttacagtgacatAAAGTAGAGAAAATAGTAAATCCTGACATATTAAAGACTGAAACTGGTTAATATTTAGTATTTTTGCTGtaaattaacaataattatataataataacttcAAACACTAATCAATTATCAAAGCTGTTTCTGATCAATCTCCTGTCAACcaacaaatcattttattaagttttcatttcagctctaattaGAAGTATTTAAATATAAAATTCATGCAGAATTAGAGCTTTCACTGTCTTATATTATACTGCTGAATCATAAGTACTGATGCATTAACTAACTTATCTAAAACAATGCATCATGTTTGTATTATGATCATGTATTTTATGTGTACAACCTTAATCTGCAGAGTAAATGGTAAGTACAGCTGTCATTCGTCATGGAGTTACACGTATAATAACTGCCCCTAAAATGTAGTGGTTTAGAAATACAAAGAagcataaaatggaaagtaCCTCAAAGTAGTactttgtgtaaatgtactcagttactttcaaCTACAGTCCCAAAACGTTCATCGTCCCTCCTTACCCATCATTTAGCCCATACATTTTCAGAAATCAATTTGCAGTTTTACTGATCAGTTAGTTTCTACAGTGTGTTAAATTATGACACAGCTGATTAATTTGACAAATCAACAGccataaatcaaagtatttcaTTTATAAAGATGCACAATGAAGAGTTGCAAGCACCTCTGCTTGTAACAATCACATGTATTTAACTCCATAAATAAGCACTTGTTTAATAGATGATAGTAGTTATCATCTATTATACATAATAGTTTCAGCACTACATCACTGATTTAAAACTTAGACTGCCATGTATGACACAAGTCTGTATGTCTGAATTGTTGCTGatggtgtatttttgtgtgacaGGTGGTGGCAACATTTCAGAGGATGCGTCAGGAACAGCGCAGTATGGCTTCGAAAGCTGCAGATTTGGAGATGGATATCAATGAGCACAGGTTGGCAGCAGATGTTgcacctctgcagcctctgaatcACTGTCTACTCATTTCATATCAGATCAAGACAGACATTATCTATAACAATCTCCTGCTGACCTAGCCACCACAGCAGTCTGTATTAGCTTTATAGATAagctttattttgtatttgtcctTGGTCgcaaatgcaaaatgtttcagTTACAGTTACCAGACCAGACCCGCTGAGTGCATCTCTTAGGTGTCTTAATGGATTTATTTTGAGTTTTaaaaaatttttttttcccccatccAGCTTAGTAATTGACACCCTGAAGAATGTGGACCCTTCGAGGAAATGCTTCCGTCTAGTAGGAGGAGTGTTGGTGGAGAGGACAGTAAAAGAAGTTCTGCCAGCCTTGGAAACCAACAAAGAACAGGTGATGGTTgagaaaagtaaaacaaatgtGCATAAGCTTTAAATGTCACTAGTGTAATGTATTAGCTGGGAACGGAACAACAAATATGAAGTGCAAAGGTGTTTAATTGTTAAAGTTGTTTTGGAAAAGTAATTGAGGCTattaaatatctatttttatttaaagtagATACTTGCAAGGTGACTACTTTCCGTTCACAGCTGCATACATGTAGCCATTTGATATACTAATAACAGTTGTCTTCCGTtaatgtacaaattaaacataaTTTAAGTCAAAAGACAACTTCAGGCACCAATCTAAAATTGACTCCCCCCCCCCGCAGATCTCCAAAATAATCGAGTCCATCAACACGCAGATGCAGTCGAAAGGACGAGAGCTCACAGAGTACAGGGAACGCTACAACATCCGGTTGGTGGGAGAAGGTGAAGGAGAGGCACAAGGGCAGTCAGCAGCATCTTCCACGGACAGCGAAGGAGGCGGGTCTAAAAGCGGAGCTGGTGTTTTAGTGTCGTAGTTTGTCATGATAGAGCGCAACAGTAGGGCCTTATgatttctgcagcactgatAACACAACTGGAGTCACAAAATCTCGGTTCAGTGattgaacatttcacaggataactttggtttttcaAGATTGGTGAAAATTCTGCTAAACACAATGCACTTGGTATATCAGTAACAGTACACACAGTTCTCCGCTTACGCAAGTGAATGctaatgtgtgtaaaaaaaaaaaaaataagggtGTTTGTCTTGCAATTGCCTTGTCAGTGaagctgacttttttttatttctgaaataCTTTGGCATAAATTAAACAAACTCAACTACTTGTTTTAGCCATACTCTCATTTACACATTGCCAAGGTGCTGGGTTATTTCAAAGTTTAAGATGTTCAAATGCCTCGAACATACAAGGCATATTAGTTCACAGCGCATTTTTAAGTAAACACGCTTTTGCATTTTGTAAACTTAAGATTTTGGACTAACAATttagaaatgaggaaaaataaaagctgatttcATAAAGCCCTAGAGTAGGTTGAGCATCGCTAAGAGTCACCCTTGCCAAGGCAGCACAGGTCCTGGGGGGCATTTTGACAACATGTGTTACAAGCAAGAGCGAGAAattatactgtaaacatgtcaCCACTGATCAGAATGAGTCTGTCGGCTTTGTTCGGCCTCCCTCTGTGAAGCATTTAATTCACAACTGTCTTCATGCGTATGCCATGGACAGAACATCCACTGGTTTGTATTCACAATGCTGATGTGAGGTCAGATTGTGTTCAGTGGTGACTAAAGCGCATGCTGTGATGTGACCGGTGAGAGACAAGAAGTCAGCGCTACCACCACAGCTTGATAATAAAGCCCTAtcattgaaaacacaaactagtCATGTTCTTTCTGATCTGTGGCACATGCTTGAGCTTGGAGTGGTTAAATTCATTTTCTAGCACAGTCTAAATAGAAGAAATGCCACCTACGACCTGATGTGTGCTGTCCAGACTGTTTAGTTGTAAggacaaaaaatgtttttgctgatgATGGTTATGAATTAAAGAATGTTACAATTGTGTCTGGTCTCTTACATCCTTATTACTGTGTGGCACAAAGCTTTTTCAGAAAGTTGAACCCATTCGAGCAGTAGTCCATGCATGTGTGGTAGATTTCATATTTAGATCCCAAAATAATGCAGTCAAATCAAATTGAGGTTGACAGATTTCTGTCTACAAACGACCTCACTTTACGTTGCTTACATCTGGAATAAT
It encodes the following:
- the nit1 gene encoding deaminated glutathione amidase → MLTVRCTLGTSVRYLASLSAWRQQIKLHNRMLTSRRPVAAVCQVTATPDKEANLSACKQLVEEAKERGASMVFLPEGFDYIGSSREETLSLSESLTGHTISQYTDLARKLKVWLSLGGFHERGHDWETDRRIYNSHIIINDKGDITSVYRKCHLFDVELPEKGVSLKETAFTIPGPSLVSPVQTPIGKVGLGICYDLRFPELSLALQRNEAEILTYPSAFTVPTGAAHWEVLLRARAIETQCFVLAAAQVGRHHEKRSSYGHALVVDPWGEVLGDCGGEEPGMVLVEINLEKVRSTRRNMPVQQHRRDTGFYNSLEKT
- the pfdn2 gene encoding prefoldin subunit 2 isoform X1; the protein is MAANSSSTGSKSSNSAGGKQSGPSAEQVVATFQRMRQEQRSMASKAADLEMDINEHSLVIDTLKNVDPSRKCFRLVGGVLVERTVKEVLPALETNKEQMQSKGRELTEYRERYNIRLVGEGEGEAQGQSAASSTDSEGGGSKSGAGVLVS
- the pfdn2 gene encoding prefoldin subunit 2 isoform X2, which translates into the protein MAANSSSTGSKSSNSAGGKQSGPSAEQVVATFQRMRQEQRSMASKAADLEMDINEHSLVIDTLKNVDPSRKCFRLVGGVLVERTVKEVLPALETNKEQISKIIESINTQMQSKGRELTEYRERYNIRLVGEGEGEAQGQSAASSTDSEGGGSKSGAGVLVS